In the genome of Hevea brasiliensis isolate MT/VB/25A 57/8 chromosome 14, ASM3005281v1, whole genome shotgun sequence, the window aaaaatattttcttttctgTAAAACAAATGGagcctaattaataaaatatctttgcttataaaaaaagaaagaatggCAGCACAACATAAGTCTCTGGTCTTGGTTGTTGTTATCCTACTAAATTTTTTCATTTAGCATGCCACGTCTTTAAGTGTGGATGTATTAGGTGATCAATCAAGCCAGGTTTTTAGATGGATGTGCCTATACTAAGTTTTTTCtatcttttttattaataaagtttttacttataaaaaaaacATACGTTTAAAATTTCCATAGGAGATACAACATCACCAAATATCTCTATTACAATACAAGCTATGTCATTGGAGCTAAGAAGTAGCCCAATGATATTATTTAAAGTCACACAAATCTATTACAGCACAAGCTACGTCATTGGAGCTGAGAAGTAGCCCAATGATTTTATTTGATTGAGAGACCCACAAGTCATACAGGTCATTATGGCACCTATCCAAGGCACAACGCAGGCTAAATTATGTAGTATTTGCCAACCTTTCTTGAATTCTTTGAAGTAACCCTGGTGATCTTGTTTAGAGGCATTGGGTGTAGGAAATAACTGAAGCATACAGCTGAATATTTTGGGTATCTTTTCAAGTTGTCTTTGTAGTCTACCTACAACAAGCCAAACCCTGAAGTATAActataacgccctcaccataggtagtccgtacattttaggAGGACAATGGGCTGTGGAGCTCACTTGTTAAAGAAACAAATCATGAGTATTTTTCCCTACAAAAACATCCCTCTGAATCCCTCCCCTCCAAACATAGTGttttttaaaacacatttcatcCTCTAGGTGTAGGAAAAACTTTTTTAAAGCAGAATAGCACTCATCCATATTTAAAACTTATTTATTAACTaatggattttttttatttaaattcagtCCACATATAAGATATAAAATGTATATATAATATGATCCATTTATTAATTATGTTTGTACCTTGAATCCATATTGCATCGACCAGTCTAAGCAAGAATTTGCGTAACTTGATATAATACACTAGGTGCAGGCAAAAATTTTTCAAAGCAGAATGCCATAGAGTCATACAAAATTTGATTTGGtgaaattgaaataattatgaaATCGAATAACCTAACTTCGAGCTCAATAGGAGAAAAAAATGCAAAAGCTATTAAATCATCTGGACCTAATAACATTGGTGACAGCAAATAATTCAGCACCACCAAAACTACAACAATAATCGATACATGAAGTCCCAAAAGCTATTAAATCATCTGGATCATGTGGCTGATTTGCAAGGGTTTAGCCGAGTATGCTCATGTTACGTTTTTCCTGGgcattttatttcaataaaattactgtttatataaaaaaaattgcatAACATCTTTGCCAAATTCTAGCAGAAACATTGATAAAAGCCAAGGGCAATGATCAGAACCAGCAAAAATTTGCCACTCGAGGAAAGAGACTCAAAATATTATTATCAGTCTTGTTCAAAATAGGAAGATGCTGCCATGGACCACTATTCGAAGAAGATAATCATGAAACAACGACTACAGAATCTGGTCAGGCAAAAGCTCTCCAATACTAGCAGGGCCCAGTTTACTGCATAGATATGTCGGTATGCAAAAACAGACCAAAGGGAGGGGGAATCCACGAGCAAATTCTGTAAGGATTTCAAGTATAAGACCAGGAGTTAATATACAGCTTCTGGGCACCTGAGTAAAATCACTGCCACTAATCCACTATGGTTTGATTTGATCCACAGAGATAATTTATATATAGTAGAAGTTATGAAGAGAAGATCATTTCGAGGAGGATGTTTTtgtataaaaagaaagaaaaaataaatcatGCATAATTAAACTTTGAACCCTAGCTGCCCTCCTTCCTCCTCTTCTTTCTACTTTTCTagcaataaaaaaattcaaaaaaaaaaaatcttgtgaaAGTCGCCACTTATTTTCATCAGTGATGGGCCTCATtcccttttattattttttttaataaagtaaGCAAttttatctgaattttattgtttttctcaatttttgtggatttttttttccaatttttcatttcttatctctcttcattaagttttatgggTTAATTACTGTACGAGTGTGCCATGGAAAGGAAAATACGGAAAAAGGGTTGAAAATCGAAAAATTACCGGAGTTGGGTGAGTTGAAAATACAGACGCTAGTCAAAATAGCGTCTTTAGTTGGGACGCTATCTTTAATAGCGTGTGGGACGTTGTTATCCAAATGGGCGGGACGCTATTCTTAACAGCGTCCAaatgattttatttattaaaataatatttatatttatttaaaatataaaataaaataattaaaaatttaagaaaagttggcttttcttaaacttttttaattttaattttttattttattaaattttaatttaattttaaattaataaataatatttataataaaaatattataatattaaatattataattttatttattaaaataatatttatattttatttaaaatataaaataaaataattaaaaatttaagaaaagtttgACGCTAtttaaacttttttaattttaattttttatttcattaaattttaatttaattttaaattaataaataatatttataataaaaatattataatattaaatattataattttatttattaaaataatatttatattttatttaaaatataaaataaaataattaaaattttaaagaaaagttggacgcttctacaagtagcgtccaacttttcttaaacttatttaattatttatttttaattttaattttttatttcattaaattttaatttaattttaaattaacaaataatatttataataaaaatattataatatataatattaaatattataattttatttgttaaaataatatttatattttatttaaaatataaaataaaataattaaaaatttaaagaaaattaaacgtAGCGTTCAACTTTTCTTaaacttttttaattatttattttttaattttaattttttatttcattaaattttaatttaattttaaattaataaataatatttataataaaaatattgtaatataaaatattaaatattatgatttgatttattaaaataatatttatattttatttaataaattaaaaaataaataatttaaaaagtttTAAGAAAAGTTAGACGCTACTATACTAAAGTActaaaagttggacgctactatacTAAAGTACTAAAGTATACTTTTTGTTGATTTAAATTATGACTTAATCTGAAACAATTTAAATGGAATATTTTGTGAAGTATGTGGTGTTACTGGAGGGAATGTCGTAATAGGTTCAAGCCCCAATCCAAATGCCTCTGCAGTATGGATCAATAGCAATATTGTAAATTTGCTTATTTCAGCATAATGTATGAGTTTAAGTAAATCTATTGAGATTAGATTTTGAAGAGTTACGAGCGATtgtaatttttttcatttaatcaTAGTGAAAATTCTCTCGCATTTTATCTGTGAATATACATGGTAATTGCGTAAAATCTTATgtcttcattttcttcttttatttatattgtaTGTGCAATTGGGTGTGTAATTTAGATCATGTGCCTATTATAACAGATTAAAAAGTCAAATATTTTggtgattttttaattttaataatttcatcaaaatattgttaaaagttgtaattatatttaatttttgtctACCAAATTTTCAACGCTATTTTTGGATTTGTCTATGATGGTACATGAAAATCCTACCTTATCACTATCACCAAcacttttaaaatttcattttgacatccatatgaCATCAAATGGCAATACTTGATAGTGGCGAGAAGAGAGAATAAATAAAACCACCCCAATTTAATTAAATGGCTAACAATTTTGAGATATGAGATATTGGTAGTAGTAGTAATGGGTTGAAAGTGCTTTTTGATTAgttaaaaaatgaaattgaaaaactagttgaaaaaaaaattagataaaattacAAACCATTTGAGTTTgagtcatttatatatatatatatatatatatatatatatattaaagttaagCATTAAAAAAGGTTTTATGAGAGTATACCACATAGACTaataaacatatttaaaaaattgaCATGTGGCacatttttttatctttatttttaaatttatctataaaaattagcttatcatattaaatattaattttatttaaaaattatatatatattcactaaaaattatttaaaaaatttaaatatttatttttaaaaatatttcctaTATTTAAAAcataagaattttaataatgatatttcAAAAATCTCCAAGTGGTATATGtattttctttctatttatttatcatttattgatatatgtcaaataatttaaagattaataaaaaaaataatatattaatcaacttatttatttattaaatttgaaataaaattataattaattaaaattttattattattaaaattttataatataattataaaaatataaatattattaaattattgtgatCGCAAATATTAGGGCGTgtaaaattaaatgataaatcATGATGTCAAACATCCGCTTGGAACTTCCATTTTTTGGGAGGAAAAAAAAGAGAGCATCCACCTACACTACTGAATCCCAACTCTCACGTCAAATTAACTCTATTCATCATTCATCATACAAACTTTTCTCTAGATTCCCAATAAAGAAAAAATCCACAAAATAAAGAGCCTCCCCCTTTTAATAATGAAACTGTACTTTATTCACAAAAGAGAAGATTACATGATGAAAAATAGAAACAATATTAGTTGTTTAATTAATTGTTGGTTATCGAGTCTTGTCCTGACCACTGATTCCAATTATGAAAAAATGATCTCAAAACTATTTTCTGAGTCACAATCTAGCTATCACTTCTTCTCGTTCATGTTTACCTTCCCCAATTTACCCAAAATAGATCTGTCGTTGTTGCAAAAATGTATCTATCAGTGTTCCATTTAAGCTATTCCAAAGGAGGAGAATCCAAGAGTGAGGAAAAGGGGTAATTTTTACGTATCATCCCTAAATTTTGACCGATAATgaataagttatttttattttttgaatttcatATTGAAtggaaaatatttatttataaaaaaaaaatcaaatgataACGATCGTAATGTTTCAGTTCCTAAATTAAGTGAtagtttcttttcattttctattATTCTTTTCTTTTGACGTGTAGCTATCTTCCATTATAGACATCTATGCAAAATTTGAAAATGGGTCCATCTACACACTCTATTCTGGCAGTTTAACCATGTAtaattacttaaaaaaatttatGCGTCGTTCCTTTAAGCTTCCAATTGAGTTAGATACTCATGACTTTTTTTTTTACGAAGCGTATAGCACGAAAAAGTATCGACACATAATCAAactcttaaaaattaaataaatgtaattcaAGATCTTAAAATAACACAAGATTCAATCCaaaatttaagaataaaataaagtaaatgtaaCTTTATAAAGAAGAAAACTCTATTGAATAAATATGAAAAACTTgtgcataataaaaatataatggaTATTTATCAAGTTCTAGATCCTAATTTAagtagaaataaattaaaaagttcTAATCTAAATTCTACAAGGCAATGAAAGTATGTTACCAGGACTTATAGGAACTCGATCAAGTAAATCAGTGCCATGGTTTGATTTGATCCCAACCACAGAGAACATCCCAAGGAGGAGCTTTTCATTATTATATATTCCAATGTACTCTTTTTAATGGGcatatttcttttttattattacgTTTTTACttttgaaaaggaaaaaaaaattgacatGTCATTGTAAGTATAATATTTGTCCTCCAATAGTAAAGGTGATAAACAAGTCAGTCTACAAGTCATTTTGATTTGTCTTTatttgagctgtacatctattaaGTCGATATATAGAAATAATTTCATATTAAATTTAGATCAGTTTGCAAGTTGAATGCCTTCGCGATACAAACTAGCGTAAAtattgtaaattttatttatttccataaagtatgaaaattttgataaatttattgGGATTAAAGTTTAGAAATTGTCAAGTAATTGTAACATGTTCTTTTTCATTATAAAGGAATTTTCTCTAGTGTCTTATCCATTAACGTCGGCTTTGCAGTCCTattacttttcttcttttatttatatttatatatgcgATTGTGTGAGCTTTAAATTCTTGTGTGTATTACAATATCTAAAAAATGTCAAATATTTTaaagatttttaattttattcaaaatgtttaatttaataattttattcaaattgTCAGGAGTTgtaattttgtttaattttgtcaactgaatttttaacttttttttttatttgtctgTGATCATCCATGAAAATCTTGCCTTATTACTACCACCAATgcctttaaaatttcatttttgatattCATGGGACATCAAATGGCAATGATATTTGGTGGTGATGAGGAAAGATCGAATGTGAATAAATAAAATTGTCAATTTGACTTTCTATTAAATCTTTAATTTTACAGATCACTCGAGTTCAAATCATTTAAAGTTTTGTGTGAATTAAAACAAACTGTAGATCACTTTAAATCAAGCAGATTCGAATTAAATTAGCAAAAACTTTACCATATATTAGGGCATctaaaattaaatgataaatcATAAGttaaaaaacatttttttttatggCAACATCCACATGGACCATCAATCTTAATCTTCTGGGGGAAAAAAAGGGAGGGTACATCTGTACCACTGAATCCCAGTTCTCACATCAAAATAAATCTATTCATTATTGATCATATAACTTTGCTGTAGATTCCCAATAAAGAAAGAATCCATCAATTGCAGATTGCTGCAACAAAATCAGGAGCCTTCCCCACCTCTCTTTTAAACAATAAAATTGAATTGTATTCATCAAGAGAGAACAGAAGCAAAACGAAAAACCAACCGGAGAAAACCCAAAGCCTGGAACTCCAAAGCAAGACGAAAAAAAATGCCAGAAGATAAACCAAATAAACAAGCAATAAACCATTTTACCAAGCTTGTGCAGCAACACCAAGAAAATGGCAGACGGAATTCAACAGGAGTACCAAAAGTGAAATTCTTAATGCAGAATGAAGTGAAGGGTAGCACTGTGGCAGCAACAGTAGAAAACTAAAGAACACCACAGAGCCATTGGAAACAAAGCCAAGGGGAACTCTCCCAAGCATAACTAAATTgatttagcaaaaaaaaaaaatgatcaaatgGTAAGACTGCGATTAGAAGAAGGAAAAATATATAGTAAATTACCACCAAATTGAGAGCTTCAGAATTCCCAATTCCAGGAAAATTTTTCTGCAATTGACAATGTCCTAAATTAGATTTCGGTGGAGAAACGGACTAAGAGTGTAGTGTAGTTGGtggcttgatttttttttttattaatttttttttttatgacgaAGGTAATTTCAAGCTAAGGTAATTAATTTATGACCTGGCTTGAAAGTTTTGCATTGGGACtcgattataatattttttaaggtCTATCAAAGGATAAGGGCTGATAGCTGCCTATTATGGCAGTATTATGAAAAATTCGGAAAATACACTATGGTTGGGATTTGAGAACTTTGAGAGTCTTacattcattattttttttttataagcaaaataATCTTATTGAAATTAAAAGGACACAAAAAGGCCCACACAACTCTTAGTCCTTTTATTTATGTTTTGCCTGTGAACATAAATTTTACAGTTGAATCATATAAATCTTGTATCTCTTCTCTTCCCTTTATTGTGATAGTGCGATCGTGTATATAAAGTTGAAATTTGTGTGCTTGTTATAACATATCATTGACTAGGAAAAAGCAAAAGTCGTATgagattagatatagactcttcgagGAACACAGATCTTTCACTGCGAGAGGAGAATTGGCTAGCAGTGAGCTCAACAGGAAGTCCCACTAGAATTCTCATGGAATGGGGCCTATACCAACAAGATCCTCCAATCCAGTACTTTTCTTTCTCTACTTCTGCACCTGATAGATCAATCTTTTCAGAAATTTCAACTTTCTAGTAGTTATCCTGACTGAAATAATGAAAAATGGcacattgataaaaattaatcaaaattaaaataaaaaaaatatattttatcatcAATTTTTAATAGAAAGATAATTTGATTATAGTACAAGGTGGCGTTGCATATCATCTAAAAGATGCATTAAGCCATTCTTAAAGAGGAGGAATCCAAGAGAGAGGATAACGGATAATCTTTACATATCAtctctaattttctttttttataagcAGATGAGTCACTAAAATCAAATGATAATGACAATTACAATGCAACCCCAAAATCAGGTGAtagtttcttttcttcttcttttactttttcttttcatatggcaatttcccataaaaattaaattgaaatttcattttataagaatctacacaaaattttaaaatcgaTTCATTTGCATAAATTATGTTTTGCCAGCTTCACCAttgccccttttttttttttataagcaaaattTTATTAAGATAAAAGTACGAGTAAAAAATCAGCTTGAGCTGAACCCATGATTAATAGATCCAACCCCGTTACACCCGTCTACCTACTAACTACAAGGGAGCTTGACCATTGCTTAAAATTTTATAATGCCTTGCATCAAATTAAGTTTCATTTGTTAAGTCTAAAACTAGACTCATATAACTTTCCAATCATATATCTCATACTTTCAAATTATATTTCaattaatacaattttttttcaaTGCATCTCTTTCAATAATTTgtttaatattttcttttaatctactttataACTGCTAGTAATGTAATTTTGTACCTTTTGTTATGGTTAATAATATACTTTAATTTAGtcgtatttatttttaaaatttgataaaatttagttTCGACCgggttattaaaaaattaatttcaaagggtgacaatattaatttaaaacaCAACTTAAAACCATATAACATTTCAAAGAAGGAACAGCAATACAAGATAAGTTTGGAACTCCTATAGGAGATACAACTTCACCAAAAATCACAAGCCATGTCATTGGAGCTAAGCAGTAGCTAGCCCAATGATCATATTATTTAATTGCAAGACACACAAAAAGTCACACAAATCTATTACAGCACAAGCTGTCATTGGAGCTTGGAAGTAGCCCAATGATATTATTTAATTGCAAGACACATAGTAGTCACACATATAATTATGGCACCTCTACAAGGCACAACACAGACTACATTATGTAGTATTTGCCAACCCTCCTTGAACCCTTTGAAGTAGTCTTGGTGATCTTGTTTGGAACCAATGGCTTCAGGAAATCCGTGAACCATAGAGCTGATTTCTTCTGGTATCTTTTCAGGTCATCGTTGTAGTCTACATAGTATAAACCAAATCTTGAAGTATAACCAATATTCCATTCGAAGTTGTCCAAATATGACCATGCAAAGTAACCTTTGAGATTAACATTGTATTCCCTACCAAAACCAACCTTCGTtaggaaaattaattaaggattaTAAACTTCTATATTAGTAAATTGGAGTTTAGACTCACTTGAGGGATCCCAATGCATGCCACATATGCTCCCGATAATAGTCTATCCTGAATTTATCCTCCTTAACTTGCTCAGGAGTTAAGGATTCGTTATTGTATCTATCAACCCCTAAATTAGCGCGTAGAAAAATAAGTGAGAGTACAATATAACTGTCAACTAGATAGCATTGCTACATGAGAAAGTCATCAAATACTTACCATTCTCAGTAATGAAAATTACTGGATTATCATATGTATCTTTGGTGTAGTTTAGAAGATGTCGGATGCCTTTCGGAAAAATATAAAACCAAGGTGAGTAAGCctgtaaattttttatttttatgttagcAATGCCATCCATAAATGTATAATTTTCTCTTTGCTATATTTCATAAATTCATTTTGTTATACACTTACATGTGGACCAATTGGTTTGCCATCATAATCAAAAGCtgtgaaggaaaaaaaaagaaaaaaaaaaaatatatatatatatatatatatatatatatatcccatcATAATCAGTTAAACTCTTTTCAAAACGAAAAACTTATgaacaaatatatataaatatagaaGCTTATTTGGATTATATATATAACCTTCAATGTATTATGTTTCCATATTAACTTACCAGTTTCAATAATGCGGCTATCAGTCTTGTATCTAACATGATTTGGATCAAATGGAGCATTTGGTTTTGCATAATACGAAGTATAATATTGTAATCCAAGAAAATCATACGATTTTCTAAGCAATTGAGTTTCTTCATCAGTAAATTTGGGCAATCTATCTCCAACTAAATCCTTCACCCTTCTCGGATATTGACCGTAAGTTAAAGGATCCATCCACCTAAAAAATATGAAACAAAAATATATGtatattgattaaaaatttttGTACAATGCAAAGGTTAATTATTATAGTAATTTGGAAGAAAGACTcacaatccaaacatgaaatcaaGGGCTGTTCTAGATGCTTCTATATCAATTGATCTATTGGAGAGAGGTTCAAACCAGAATGTAAAGAGTGTTATTCCGATCATGCCATCTTGAGTTGTCTACATGATCAATATAATAAGAATGTTAA includes:
- the LOC131169224 gene encoding beta-glucosidase 13-like, which translates into the protein MSLAIKHSLLLGMLVFLIGLLALSQPATADCNNGVPDNFNRSYFPDDFIFGTATSAYQVEGEANTTGRGPSVWDIFTHESPERIKDHSNGDVAVDFYNRYKEDIQNVKDMGFDAFRLSISWPRVIPSGRRREGVNKEGIKFYNDVINEIKNNGLKPFVTIFHWDTPQGLEDKYGGFLSSNIVNDFRDYADLLFDEFGDRVKHWMTFNEPWALSGFAYDDGVFAPGRCSSWVNRQCRAGNSATEPYIVAHHLLLSHAAAVRAYREKYQTTQDGMIGITLFTFWFEPLSNRSIDIEASRTALDFMFGLWMDPLTYGQYPRRVKDLVGDRLPKFTDEETQLLRKSYDFLGLQYYTSYYAKPNAPFDPNHVRYKTDSRIIETAFDYDGKPIGPHAYSPWFYIFPKGIRHLLNYTKDTYDNPVIFITENGVDRYNNESLTPEQVKEDKFRIDYYREHMWHALGSLKEYNVNLKGYFAWSYLDNFEWNIGYTSRFGLYYVDYNDDLKRYQKKSALWFTDFLKPLVPNKITKTTSKGSRRVGKYYIM